Proteins from one Bacteroides mediterraneensis genomic window:
- a CDS encoding MBL fold metallo-hydrolase gives MKLVYLYHSGFALLGEGYTIVFDYFEDSRSDDKGILHKEILSREGRLYVLASHSHYDHFNREVLSWSAFRPDIVYVFSRDIMLSAEEEQERKVIRMRKGDVFQDDCLEIHAFGSTDIGVSFLVKIEGKTVFHAGDLNNWHWMDESPEAEWKRDEGFFLRELEDIAAYTDRMDVVLFPVDPRLGREYMRGPLQFVKRIKTAIFVPMHFDESYRKARAFVPLAAQEGTRVWVPARRGQQTDLD, from the coding sequence ATGAAACTGGTGTATCTGTATCATAGCGGCTTTGCCCTGTTGGGCGAAGGCTATACCATCGTATTTGATTATTTTGAAGATTCCCGGTCGGACGATAAGGGAATTTTGCACAAAGAAATTCTTTCACGGGAAGGACGGCTGTATGTGCTGGCCAGCCATTCCCATTACGACCATTTCAACCGGGAAGTGTTGTCGTGGAGTGCGTTTCGGCCGGACATCGTATATGTGTTTTCGCGCGACATTATGCTTTCTGCCGAGGAAGAACAGGAACGGAAAGTAATTCGGATGCGGAAAGGCGATGTGTTTCAGGATGATTGTCTGGAAATCCATGCCTTTGGTTCGACCGACATCGGTGTTTCGTTCTTGGTGAAGATAGAGGGAAAAACGGTGTTTCACGCCGGCGACCTGAACAACTGGCACTGGATGGACGAGAGTCCGGAAGCGGAATGGAAGCGTGATGAAGGTTTCTTTCTCCGGGAATTGGAAGACATTGCTGCTTATACCGACCGGATGGATGTGGTACTGTTTCCGGTCGATCCCCGGCTGGGACGGGAATACATGCGGGGCCCTTTGCAGTTTGTGAAACGGATAAAAACTGCTATCTTTGTACCGATGCATTTCGACGAATCTTACCGAAAGGCAAGGGCTTTCGTCCCGTTAGCCGCACAGGAGGGCACACGTGTGTGGGTACCTGCTCGTAGGGGCCAGCAGACAGACTTGGATTGA
- a CDS encoding VOC family protein, whose product MEIKGRFDHFNINVTNLEKSIQFYEKALGLHESHRKEAADGSFILVYLTDGSSDFLLELTWLRDHTEAYELGENESHLCLRVAGDYDEARKFHKEMGCVCFENEQMGLYFINDPDDYWIEILPLK is encoded by the coding sequence ATGGAAATAAAAGGAAGATTTGACCATTTCAATATCAACGTGACCAACCTCGAAAAAAGTATCCAGTTTTATGAGAAGGCGCTGGGCCTGCACGAGTCTCACCGCAAGGAAGCGGCCGACGGTTCGTTCATCCTGGTGTACCTCACCGACGGTAGTTCGGATTTCCTGTTGGAACTGACCTGGCTGCGTGACCATACCGAAGCGTATGAGCTGGGTGAGAATGAAAGTCATCTCTGTCTGCGGGTGGCAGGCGACTACGACGAGGCCCGCAAGTTTCACAAGGAAATGGGATGCGTCTGCTTCGAAAATGAGCAGATGGGACTGTATTTCATCAACGACCCGGATGATTATTGGATTGAGATTCTTCCGCTGAAGTAA